Proteins from a single region of Pangasianodon hypophthalmus isolate fPanHyp1 chromosome 7, fPanHyp1.pri, whole genome shotgun sequence:
- the glrbb gene encoding glycine receptor, beta b isoform X1, which translates to MAVGEMKLLKLLLLLCVLALWIDGGFAKEKSAKKGKKKGKQVYCPSQLSSEDLARVPANSTSNILNRLLVSYDPRIRPNFKGTPVEDRVNIFINSFGSIQETTMDYRVNIFLRQRWNDPRLRLPQDFKSDSLTVDPKMFKCLWKPDLFFANEKSANFHDVTQENILLFIFRNGDVLISMRLSVTLSCPLDLTLFPMDTQRCKMQLESFGYTTDDLQFMWQSGDPVQMDEIALPQFDIRQEDIEYGNCTKYYAGTGYYTCVEVIFTLRRQVGFYMMGVYAPTLLIVVLSWLSFWINPDASAARVPLGILSVLSLSSECTSLASELPKVSYVKAIDIWLIACLLFGFASLVEYAVVQVMLNSPKLLEAEKAKIASREKAESRVTTKLNSLNGAGGTPLHISTLQVTETRCKKVCTSKSDLRSSDFSIVGSLPRDFELSNFDCYGKPIDVGNTAGKTQAKNNKKPPPAKPVIPSAAKRIDLYSRAIFPFSFLFFNIIYWSVYL; encoded by the exons ATG GCTGTCGGAGAAATGAAGCTCCTGAAGCTGCTTCTGCTGCTCTGTGTCCTCGCTCTGTGGATAGACGGAGGATTCGCCAAAGAAAAATCAGCGAAGAAGGGCAAGAAGAAGGGCAAACAGGTCTACTGCCCATC GCAGCTCTCCTCAGAAGACCTCGCCCGGGTTCCTGCTAACTCCACGAGCAACATCCTAAACCGTCTCCTGGTCAGCTACGACCCGAGAATCCGCCCTAACTTCAAGG gaACGCCTGTGGAGGATCGTGTCAACATCTTCATCAACAGCTTCGGCTCCATCCAGGAAACCACCATg gATTATCGAGTGAACATTTTCCTGCGTCAGCGCTGGAACGATCCTCGTCTCCGTCTTCCTCAAGATTTTAAATCCGATTCTCTGACCGTCGACCCGAAGATGTTTAAGTGTTTGTGGAAACCCGATCTGTTCTTCGCCAACGAGAAGAGCGCCAACTTCCACGACGTCACGCAGGAGAACATCCTgctcttcatcttcaggaacgGAGACGTCCTCATCAGCATGAG gttATCAGTGACTCTCTCGTGTCCTCTCGACCTGACGCTTTTCCCCATGGACACTCAGAGATGCAAGATGCAGCTGGAGAGCT tcggCTACACCACAGACGACCTGCAGTTCATGTGGCAGTCTGGAGATCCAGTACAGATGGATGAAATCGCTCTGCCTCAGTTTGATATCAGGCAGGAGGACATCGAGTACGGAAACTGCACCAAATATTACGCAGGAACCG GTTACTACACGTGTGTGGAGGTGATCTTCACCCTCAGGAGGCAGGTGGGCTTCTACATGATGGGCGTGTACGCTCCTACGCTGCTCATCGTCGTCCTCTCCTGGCTCTCCTTCTGGATAAATCCGGATGCCAGCGCCGCTCGAGTCCCTCTGG GGATCCTGTCGGTTCTGTCGCTGTCGTCAGAGTGCACCTCTCTGGCCTCCGAGCTGCCCAAGGTGTCGTACGTGAAGGCCATCGATATCTGGCTGATCGCGTGTCTGCTGTTCGGCTTCGCCTCGCTGGTGGAGTACGCCGTGGTGCAGGTGATGCTCAACAGCCCCAAACTGCTCGAGGCTGAGAAGGCCAAGATCGCGAGCCGAGAGAAAGCGGAGAGTCGAGTGACCACTAAACTGAACAGTCTGAATGGAGCCGGAGGAACGCCACTACACATCAGCACTCTAcag gtgacAGAGACGCGCTGTAAGAAGGTTTGCACGTCGAAGTCTGATCTTCGCTCGAGTGACTTCAGCATCGTCGGTTCTCTGCCGCGGGACTTCGAGCTCTCGAACTTTGACTGCTACGGGAAGCCGATCGACGTCGGAAACACGGCGGGAAAAACGCAGgccaaaaacaacaagaaacCTCCTCCGGCCAAACCCGTCATCCCATCAGCCGCCAAACGCAT
- the glrbb gene encoding glycine receptor, beta b isoform X2 yields the protein MAVGEMKLLKLLLLLCVLALWIDGGFAKEKSAKKGKKKGKQVYCPSQLSSEDLARVPANSTSNILNRLLVSYDPRIRPNFKGTPVEDRVNIFINSFGSIQETTMDYRVNIFLRQRWNDPRLRLPQDFKSDSLTVDPKMFKCLWKPDLFFANEKSANFHDVTQENILLFIFRNGDVLISMRLSVTLSCPLDLTLFPMDTQRCKMQLESFGYTTDDLQFMWQSGDPVQMDEIALPQFDIRQEDIEYGNCTKYYAGTGYYTCVEVIFTLRRQVGFYMMGVYAPTLLIVVLSWLSFWINPDASAARVPLGSLFMPSHNATLSGPHAIP from the exons ATG GCTGTCGGAGAAATGAAGCTCCTGAAGCTGCTTCTGCTGCTCTGTGTCCTCGCTCTGTGGATAGACGGAGGATTCGCCAAAGAAAAATCAGCGAAGAAGGGCAAGAAGAAGGGCAAACAGGTCTACTGCCCATC GCAGCTCTCCTCAGAAGACCTCGCCCGGGTTCCTGCTAACTCCACGAGCAACATCCTAAACCGTCTCCTGGTCAGCTACGACCCGAGAATCCGCCCTAACTTCAAGG gaACGCCTGTGGAGGATCGTGTCAACATCTTCATCAACAGCTTCGGCTCCATCCAGGAAACCACCATg gATTATCGAGTGAACATTTTCCTGCGTCAGCGCTGGAACGATCCTCGTCTCCGTCTTCCTCAAGATTTTAAATCCGATTCTCTGACCGTCGACCCGAAGATGTTTAAGTGTTTGTGGAAACCCGATCTGTTCTTCGCCAACGAGAAGAGCGCCAACTTCCACGACGTCACGCAGGAGAACATCCTgctcttcatcttcaggaacgGAGACGTCCTCATCAGCATGAG gttATCAGTGACTCTCTCGTGTCCTCTCGACCTGACGCTTTTCCCCATGGACACTCAGAGATGCAAGATGCAGCTGGAGAGCT tcggCTACACCACAGACGACCTGCAGTTCATGTGGCAGTCTGGAGATCCAGTACAGATGGATGAAATCGCTCTGCCTCAGTTTGATATCAGGCAGGAGGACATCGAGTACGGAAACTGCACCAAATATTACGCAGGAACCG GTTACTACACGTGTGTGGAGGTGATCTTCACCCTCAGGAGGCAGGTGGGCTTCTACATGATGGGCGTGTACGCTCCTACGCTGCTCATCGTCGTCCTCTCCTGGCTCTCCTTCTGGATAAATCCGGATGCCAGCGCCGCTCGAGTCCCTCTGG GGTCACTCTTCATGCCATCCCATAATGCTACTCTGTCCGGTCCACATGCCATCCCATAA